A window of the Acidobacteriota bacterium genome harbors these coding sequences:
- a CDS encoding tubulin-like doman-containing protein has protein sequence MTQALDHILQAAPAAKKDDSKPVGPTLMVGLGGTGKEVLLRLRRSIVERYGSLSALPFIQYLHLDTDGTLNARQQYDLPASDDPLHEDVRFRPSERIDLTIDGGTGKYVEHLHTYPHIKRWFPSSGKIADLGNLGDGAGQVRVASRLAFYHAPNFNKISSSLDRARRHLSDPAILNQVGDLGFEFEPNGMDIFVVCSLAGGTGGGTFLDMGFLLKRFFGKSTLAGILMLPSFFAGYAGGNRVQGNGYAALMELNHYCFGHTFTANWDGNSPESLQPPPFDVTYLVDGTNEGGIGIPSNGGEMDAYQMIADVLFQEYSIGTFAGVKRATRINLVNFSLDVYSHNFLNEALRSKRGGDQRNVVGDTFPTRFGSFGYASIEFPTDRLQSACGARLAIQILDFWQKNLLEDPLERLFTRFLTNEDVRFAQGRLERRDGGGVIERSDIEDALSVYQEEGGRTFNSFLWSKAQKIRQLLEATPVGQKSRVLEQQLEELDKLYAREDSEDSDEWGLAIRQLETNRREYLERVTGGIDKLARATADNPKHGVAYTLSLLRELKSLLRSDNFPYLSHFETEIETWRDEIQRQGYRLEQLKLDMNRHEQQTLFRKANLSWDLDQLAGADEEAPPGALYGYYYSRTKKQIAKRGKSICEAVDDFLGKDDVTGNGLLGRYWKLLSGFAQLEERFRKKEEYFAAERKSELVVSLYQRSDFDQWFQRWTGEGAKHQDTLQSVGNQLLQRVFKVDTVSAAIAQIQHTSPAELEDLILAQCKDYFISQEEQPQALEILMDKRYDGRRERLVRNAYELAKVWLEPAGTGVDHVGIRPVVADQRPCIIGVDKDNTLRFPEFRQLIDTIRSSGDSPPSFQNTGKSNGNAILFYNELAGVPIFYPGAITRPGGMRSAYLGTEDKDDLHFDKNRFQFGDLLPKTAAEAKRYANSVKAFVLARVLGLLKIKEIPDRSNQSTLHYSYSRQIALGYEDVHLGTENQAIDALFRDARDAHETDRRQLLLAAEESLQALRSQSLLWVYGLLLDFYLYHVYPPLRDEGWVSNLTLMRYSPEYAVLASARDELQNIFPSEVERRKLREALDAKRRGKQGEEMTYEEYLQALGPHVRMAGRFEVQTESVVVDQRAFLEAPVLDRQKLMGADRSYPAPAAPSSQENLRPEGERPCPNCSEILDIRAVFCTHCSQTIASHVPCEHCGEQRVPDDLSHCWSCGTPMRQDSKIECPQCFSWSGYKEDFPCQVCGYDLAAPAPEPVTSSMEKANGSTTAATVSNTQEHPPSPPAEAEVMASSPDTEKVECPTCYSMVDPGPKCSVCDGLL, from the coding sequence ATGACTCAAGCTCTCGACCACATCCTGCAGGCGGCTCCGGCCGCCAAGAAAGACGACAGCAAGCCTGTTGGCCCGACACTGATGGTAGGGCTTGGCGGCACCGGTAAGGAAGTGCTGCTTCGCCTCCGACGCTCTATCGTGGAGCGCTATGGGAGCCTTTCGGCCTTGCCCTTCATCCAGTATCTGCATTTGGATACTGACGGCACCCTAAACGCCCGCCAACAATACGATCTCCCAGCGAGTGATGATCCCCTCCACGAAGATGTCCGCTTTCGCCCCTCCGAGCGCATCGATCTCACCATCGATGGCGGCACGGGCAAATATGTAGAGCACCTTCATACCTACCCTCACATTAAGCGTTGGTTCCCCAGCAGCGGCAAGATCGCCGACCTTGGCAACTTGGGCGATGGAGCCGGCCAGGTACGGGTTGCCAGTCGTCTAGCCTTCTACCATGCTCCCAACTTCAACAAGATCTCATCCAGCCTGGATCGAGCCCGCCGCCACTTGAGCGATCCTGCCATCCTCAACCAAGTCGGCGATTTGGGCTTCGAGTTTGAGCCCAACGGAATGGACATCTTCGTCGTTTGCTCTTTAGCGGGCGGAACCGGCGGCGGCACCTTCCTCGATATGGGCTTCCTGCTCAAGAGATTCTTCGGCAAGAGTACGCTGGCAGGCATCTTGATGCTCCCCAGCTTCTTTGCCGGTTACGCCGGGGGCAACCGCGTCCAAGGCAACGGATACGCAGCCCTAATGGAGCTCAACCACTACTGCTTCGGCCACACATTTACCGCCAACTGGGATGGAAACTCTCCGGAATCTCTCCAGCCTCCTCCCTTCGATGTCACCTACTTGGTGGACGGCACCAACGAGGGGGGCATCGGAATCCCGTCCAACGGCGGCGAGATGGACGCCTACCAGATGATCGCCGATGTTCTGTTCCAAGAATACTCGATAGGAACCTTCGCCGGAGTCAAGAGGGCTACCCGCATCAACTTGGTGAACTTTTCCCTCGACGTCTACTCTCACAACTTTCTCAACGAGGCCTTGCGTAGCAAGCGAGGCGGCGATCAGCGCAATGTGGTTGGAGACACTTTCCCCACCCGCTTCGGCTCCTTTGGCTATGCCAGCATCGAATTCCCCACGGATCGGCTCCAGAGCGCCTGCGGTGCCCGCTTGGCCATCCAGATTCTCGATTTCTGGCAGAAGAACCTGCTGGAAGATCCGCTGGAGCGTCTGTTCACCCGCTTTCTTACGAACGAGGACGTACGGTTCGCTCAAGGGCGGCTGGAACGCCGGGACGGTGGAGGGGTTATCGAACGATCCGACATCGAAGATGCTCTTTCGGTCTACCAGGAGGAAGGCGGGCGGACCTTCAACAGCTTCCTCTGGAGCAAGGCTCAGAAGATCCGTCAGCTGCTGGAAGCCACTCCCGTGGGCCAGAAGAGCAGAGTCCTCGAGCAGCAACTGGAGGAACTCGACAAACTCTATGCCCGGGAAGACAGCGAAGATTCAGACGAGTGGGGCTTGGCCATTCGGCAACTCGAAACAAACCGCCGCGAGTACTTGGAGCGAGTCACCGGCGGAATCGACAAGCTTGCTCGAGCAACCGCGGACAACCCCAAGCATGGAGTCGCCTACACTCTCTCGCTACTCCGCGAGCTCAAGAGCTTGTTGCGTAGCGACAACTTCCCCTACCTCTCACACTTCGAGACCGAGATCGAGACGTGGCGCGACGAAATCCAGCGGCAAGGGTACCGGCTGGAACAGCTCAAACTCGATATGAACCGTCACGAGCAGCAGACCCTCTTCCGGAAAGCTAATCTGAGCTGGGATCTGGACCAGCTGGCCGGGGCCGACGAAGAGGCACCACCGGGAGCTCTCTACGGCTACTACTACTCGCGGACCAAGAAGCAGATTGCCAAGCGTGGCAAGTCGATCTGCGAAGCCGTCGACGACTTCCTAGGCAAGGACGATGTCACGGGGAATGGTCTGCTCGGACGGTATTGGAAGCTCCTTTCCGGATTCGCTCAACTCGAGGAGAGGTTTCGCAAGAAGGAGGAATACTTTGCGGCGGAGCGTAAGTCAGAGCTTGTTGTGAGCCTCTATCAACGAAGCGATTTCGACCAATGGTTCCAGCGGTGGACCGGTGAGGGAGCAAAGCACCAAGACACTCTGCAATCGGTGGGGAACCAATTGCTCCAAAGAGTCTTCAAGGTCGACACCGTGAGCGCTGCCATAGCGCAGATCCAGCACACCTCACCGGCAGAGCTTGAGGACCTGATCCTCGCTCAATGTAAGGACTACTTCATCTCCCAGGAAGAACAACCACAAGCCCTAGAGATCTTGATGGATAAGCGCTATGACGGACGTCGAGAGCGCCTGGTGCGCAATGCCTACGAATTGGCGAAGGTGTGGCTTGAGCCCGCAGGTACAGGCGTTGATCACGTAGGAATTCGTCCCGTAGTTGCCGACCAGCGCCCGTGCATCATCGGTGTCGATAAGGACAACACTCTACGGTTTCCCGAATTCCGCCAGTTGATCGACACGATTCGATCCTCCGGTGACTCGCCGCCAAGCTTTCAGAACACCGGCAAATCCAACGGCAACGCCATCCTCTTCTACAACGAGTTGGCTGGAGTGCCGATCTTCTATCCTGGTGCTATTACCCGGCCCGGAGGCATGCGTAGTGCCTATCTGGGCACTGAAGACAAAGACGATCTGCACTTCGACAAGAATCGCTTCCAATTCGGCGATCTACTGCCGAAGACAGCGGCGGAGGCGAAGCGGTATGCCAACTCTGTCAAGGCCTTTGTTTTGGCTCGCGTGCTCGGCTTGCTGAAAATCAAGGAAATCCCTGATCGAAGCAACCAGTCGACTTTGCACTATAGCTACAGTCGGCAGATAGCTCTGGGCTATGAAGATGTGCATCTGGGCACAGAGAACCAGGCCATCGATGCCCTGTTCCGTGATGCTCGGGATGCCCACGAAACGGATCGGCGCCAGCTCCTCCTGGCTGCGGAGGAGAGCCTCCAGGCCTTGCGCTCCCAAAGTCTGCTGTGGGTCTATGGACTCCTCCTGGACTTTTACCTCTACCACGTCTATCCGCCTCTCCGAGACGAGGGCTGGGTTTCCAACCTGACCCTCATGCGTTACTCGCCAGAGTATGCGGTACTGGCAAGCGCCCGGGATGAGCTTCAGAACATCTTTCCCTCCGAGGTGGAGCGGCGGAAGCTCCGGGAGGCCCTGGATGCCAAGCGCCGTGGCAAGCAAGGAGAGGAAATGACCTATGAGGAGTATCTGCAGGCTCTCGGACCCCACGTGCGCATGGCCGGCCGCTTCGAAGTTCAGACCGAGAGCGTCGTAGTGGACCAGCGGGCCTTCCTCGAAGCGCCGGTTCTCGACCGCCAGAAACTGATGGGTGCAGATCGATCCTATCCGGCACCCGCGGCACCGAGCTCCCAAGAAAATCTTCGCCCCGAAGGCGAACGTCCCTGCCCGAACTGCAGCGAGATCCTCGATATTCGGGCAGTCTTCTGTACTCACTGCAGCCAAACCATCGCGAGCCATGTGCCCTGCGAGCACTGCGGCGAGCAAAGGGTCCCCGATGATCTAAGCCATTGCTGGAGCTGTGGTACACCCATGCGCCAAGACTCCAAGATCGAATGTCCCCAGTGCTTCAGTTGGTCGGGTTACAAGGAGGACTTTCCTTGTCAGGTGTGCGGATATGACCTCGCAGCCCCCGCTCCAGAGCCTGTAACAAGCAGCATGGAAAAGGCCAATGGTTCCACGACCGCAGCTACTGTTTCCAATACCCAGGAGCATCCCCCCTCTCCACCTGCTGAAGCAGAAGTCATGGCCTCCTCTCCGGACACCGAAAAAGTGGAGTGCCCAACCTGCTATTCCATGGTCGACCCCGGTCCTAAATGTTCTGTGTGTGACGGGTTACTTTGA
- a CDS encoding serine/threonine-protein kinase produces the protein MNTERWPEIKTLLDQVLDLPPDEREPYLASHCQQDEELITELRAYLDLEDEAEELFETPIVDLIAGRPPEYRAGERIGPYRLDGEIARGGMGVVYKASRVQGGFHQEVAIKVLKRGFDTGDFVRRFRTEQQILADLDHPNIVRLLDGGATDDGLPYLVMESVEGTRLDAYRRVLRPDLQGLLELFLKVCDAVHVAHQHMVVHCDLKPSNILVTGEGEPKLLDFGIAKVLQQGTDGATQSLGLRLGTPPYASPEQARGEAVTSANDVYSLGALLFLLLTGRAPKAPDDPGAPLQVPSKVLEGARAASPDLELDDSYLEPNELRGDLDAITLKAMAADPDLRYSSAAALAEDLRRHLGGHPVKAQPYSWSYVFSRFVRRRRRELSIAAVILVLLLTAGVIALTQQIRAEAQETRALGIRDAYLELLEVYDPTSTDSAAEAVRTAMQELLANERFVPNEDQALIYDRIGRQFYRLGFFERGHEMVDRSLALRREDARTTPGELASSLNNLALFYLAEKDLDRAAELVEQALAIHAQHPDVDKLETYEITANLAGVYREQGRNEEAEARYRQAIAGYRSSEDAKPAELAKIVGGFGVMLYGAGRLEEAEPLLRESLELRRKVLGPTHEKVSTGLINFAAFLDARGKTNEAIAHYREALALREATFDTSNIKVASAAAYLGYALSGRGSQRDLEEAQSLLEPAIATSLQTQGPDHSDTLLFQTYLAGVLLRRGELQRTESLLRSILDRQATWKNTVNAWRIADARSLLGATLLAQGQRTAARPYLEGAAEVIAEARGEDARPAREAWERWGEWVGHQADTDHGA, from the coding sequence ATGAATACGGAACGCTGGCCGGAGATCAAAACTCTCCTCGATCAAGTCCTCGACCTTCCACCGGACGAGCGCGAACCCTATCTGGCGAGCCATTGCCAACAAGATGAAGAGCTGATTACCGAGCTCCGGGCCTACTTGGACCTGGAAGACGAGGCGGAAGAGCTCTTCGAGACCCCCATCGTCGACCTCATCGCCGGCCGGCCGCCGGAGTATCGGGCCGGGGAGCGCATCGGTCCCTATCGTCTCGATGGAGAGATCGCCCGCGGCGGCATGGGGGTGGTGTACAAAGCCAGCCGGGTTCAGGGCGGATTCCACCAGGAAGTGGCCATCAAGGTCTTGAAGCGGGGCTTCGACACCGGCGACTTCGTCCGCCGCTTCCGCACCGAGCAGCAAATCCTGGCGGATCTGGACCATCCCAATATCGTCCGCCTGCTCGACGGTGGAGCCACCGACGACGGGCTTCCCTATCTGGTGATGGAATCCGTGGAGGGCACACGCCTCGACGCCTACCGTCGGGTCCTGCGACCGGACTTGCAGGGGCTCCTGGAGCTTTTCCTGAAGGTCTGCGACGCCGTCCACGTAGCGCACCAGCACATGGTGGTGCACTGCGACCTCAAACCCTCCAACATCCTGGTCACCGGCGAGGGGGAGCCCAAGCTGCTGGACTTCGGCATCGCCAAAGTCTTGCAGCAGGGCACCGACGGCGCCACCCAAAGCCTCGGTCTACGCCTCGGCACGCCGCCCTACGCCAGCCCGGAGCAGGCTCGCGGCGAGGCGGTGACCTCGGCCAACGACGTCTACTCCCTGGGCGCTCTGCTCTTCCTGCTCCTCACCGGCCGCGCCCCCAAGGCCCCGGACGATCCCGGCGCGCCCCTACAAGTCCCCTCCAAGGTGCTGGAGGGAGCCCGCGCCGCCAGCCCGGACCTCGAGCTCGACGACTCTTACCTGGAGCCCAATGAGCTGCGCGGTGACCTCGACGCCATCACCCTCAAGGCCATGGCGGCGGATCCGGACCTGCGCTACTCCTCCGCTGCGGCTCTCGCCGAGGATCTCCGCCGCCACCTCGGGGGGCATCCGGTCAAAGCCCAGCCCTACAGCTGGTCCTACGTCTTCAGCCGGTTTGTCCGCCGGCGGCGGCGCGAGCTCTCCATCGCCGCCGTGATCCTTGTCCTACTTCTCACCGCCGGGGTCATCGCCCTCACCCAACAGATTCGCGCCGAAGCCCAGGAGACCCGCGCCCTGGGTATCCGAGACGCCTACCTGGAGCTCCTCGAGGTCTACGACCCCACCAGTACCGATTCCGCTGCCGAAGCGGTGCGTACCGCCATGCAGGAGCTGCTGGCCAACGAACGCTTTGTCCCGAACGAAGATCAAGCTCTGATCTATGACCGCATCGGGCGCCAGTTCTACCGCTTGGGCTTTTTCGAGCGCGGCCACGAGATGGTCGACCGATCGCTGGCCCTGCGACGGGAGGATGCGCGAACCACTCCCGGAGAGCTCGCCTCGAGCCTGAACAATCTGGCGCTCTTCTATCTCGCCGAGAAAGACTTGGATCGAGCCGCCGAGCTGGTCGAGCAGGCGCTGGCCATCCACGCCCAGCATCCGGATGTGGACAAGCTCGAGACCTACGAGATCACCGCCAACCTGGCCGGCGTATACCGCGAACAGGGACGAAACGAGGAGGCGGAGGCCCGCTATCGCCAGGCCATCGCCGGCTACCGATCCAGCGAGGACGCCAAGCCCGCTGAGCTAGCCAAGATTGTCGGCGGCTTCGGCGTCATGCTCTATGGCGCCGGCCGCCTCGAAGAGGCCGAGCCGCTCCTACGGGAGTCCCTCGAGCTGCGCCGGAAGGTGCTGGGCCCCACCCACGAGAAGGTTTCGACGGGCCTGATCAACTTCGCCGCATTCCTCGACGCCCGCGGCAAGACCAACGAAGCCATCGCCCACTACCGCGAGGCCCTCGCCCTCCGGGAAGCGACCTTCGACACCTCCAACATCAAAGTCGCCAGCGCCGCCGCCTACCTCGGCTACGCACTCTCCGGCCGCGGCTCCCAACGCGATCTCGAGGAAGCCCAATCCCTCCTCGAGCCCGCCATCGCAACCAGCCTCCAGACCCAAGGGCCGGACCACTCCGACACCCTTCTCTTCCAGACCTACCTCGCCGGCGTTTTACTCCGCCGCGGCGAGCTCCAACGCACAGAATCCCTCCTCCGCAGCATCCTCGACCGCCAGGCCACCTGGAAAAACACCGTCAACGCCTGGCGCATCGCCGACGCCCGCAGCCTCCTCGGCGCCACCCTCCTAGCCCAAGGCCAACGCACCGCCGCCCGCCCCTACCTCGAAGGGGCCGCGGAGGTGATCGCCGAGGCGCGCGGGGAGGATGCGCGGCCGGCGCGGGAGGCGTGGGAGCGGTGGGGGGAGTGGGTAGGCCACCAGGCGGATACAGACCACGGCGCTTGA
- a CDS encoding Hsp70 family protein: MAPKTTASKPAEVSIAQSTPCATCGEWLVRPEDNYCCACGQLQLALEIKPASLVFLASLARARQKQLLLFNREDRTLQIEVRSSRVSWIRIQPEKLTIAAGDKGCIQLQVLPDRLPKGGQDQHLDCRLVVDEDPRRFLPFPVSVKAGPKPIVAPVQFGELREGGVEHRELILRNDGAMPLSVQQISAEGSSQLVLGAVELPARIGPKSAMTFPVSWDTNQPDPGDSKAAGFRLLFSNHDELFVPARVSLYRYRLVASPKRIRLEGSSRDRHRAEIELRNQGTVDIEVEDIHTEQPWIHVPKLETSVSLAAPDKRSASGGGQEKTADSILPLEVVCSAEELTPGAHEGSVDVKVQGEQENLQIPIEVQVFELQKYTEYIGIDFGTTNSVVSVFDPHSDSAVLVEVENENQEPSPLIPSVLTFTGPDGSHLIGYEARSEIRVSEGPTVRSVKRIMGYDEGWLAFDRVYQPEELAALILRQLTALASKKLQELTGSYFDIRRAIVTVPADFYGPQIQSILRACELAGLEAENNLDETVARELRDQLGNEVSEGMILDEPSAAALYFLHYLADHRSLHSDLEELIARDQGMHLLVFDYGGGTLDISIAQVAALQDDSIGLSVLANFGDNRLGGDHLDILLIRDFLAQASLAFEDFDDSLIRANHAQIEKRRASENWPNQVWDQIERARRTWKDAAEKLKIALADPTLGNDDPITVELPPEALCHLRGNELVSTSEPLLITRTRNQLEERLHEALEGIRPLLEKTLHLAELTPDQIDFVFHAGRQSFMPAVRERVAQLFPQAHEANRIVLDESLLKVCVAKGAALYGRLRDQPEGSGKIRLIQKRRLPHSYGVARHMGFGRFELEEIIAQGETYPVEKTKRYKRQEIPKSGRLRVQLYQNGGLSSQIKNNPEIRKLGELEQEVSTDRKDPLDLRLAVDINRRLLVHLDGEPVELRPLQVTDDMDWMG; this comes from the coding sequence ATGGCTCCGAAGACCACTGCATCTAAGCCCGCCGAAGTCTCTATTGCCCAGAGCACTCCGTGCGCCACCTGTGGCGAATGGCTCGTTCGCCCCGAAGACAACTACTGCTGCGCCTGCGGTCAGCTCCAGCTCGCCCTAGAGATCAAGCCGGCCTCACTGGTCTTCTTGGCTTCTCTCGCCAGAGCTCGGCAGAAACAGTTGCTCCTGTTCAACCGGGAGGACCGGACTCTCCAGATCGAGGTGCGGAGCTCCAGAGTCTCTTGGATACGGATCCAGCCGGAAAAACTGACCATTGCCGCAGGTGACAAAGGCTGCATCCAGCTCCAGGTTCTTCCGGATCGTTTACCCAAAGGTGGTCAAGACCAACACCTCGATTGCCGCCTCGTAGTCGACGAAGACCCGCGCCGCTTCTTGCCTTTCCCTGTCTCGGTCAAGGCTGGCCCCAAACCCATTGTGGCTCCGGTGCAGTTCGGAGAGCTTCGCGAAGGTGGCGTAGAACACAGAGAACTGATCCTTCGCAATGACGGTGCCATGCCCTTGTCAGTGCAGCAGATTTCCGCCGAGGGAAGCAGTCAGCTAGTGCTTGGTGCTGTAGAACTGCCGGCCCGCATCGGTCCCAAGAGCGCTATGACCTTCCCAGTCTCTTGGGACACGAACCAACCAGATCCTGGTGACTCTAAAGCTGCAGGATTTCGTCTCCTCTTCTCCAATCACGATGAGCTCTTCGTACCGGCCCGGGTCTCTCTCTATCGCTACCGCCTGGTCGCCTCGCCGAAACGGATCCGCCTCGAGGGCTCGTCTCGAGACCGGCACCGCGCTGAGATCGAGCTCCGCAACCAGGGCACGGTGGACATCGAGGTCGAAGACATCCACACGGAGCAACCCTGGATTCATGTACCCAAGCTGGAAACCTCCGTTTCTCTAGCTGCTCCCGACAAGCGATCCGCATCGGGAGGCGGACAAGAAAAGACCGCAGACTCGATCCTTCCCCTTGAGGTCGTCTGCTCCGCTGAAGAGCTTACTCCCGGGGCGCATGAGGGCTCGGTCGACGTAAAGGTGCAAGGGGAACAAGAGAATCTACAAATCCCAATCGAGGTCCAGGTCTTCGAGCTGCAGAAGTACACCGAGTACATCGGCATCGACTTCGGTACCACCAACTCGGTGGTCTCGGTCTTCGATCCGCATAGCGACAGCGCCGTACTGGTCGAGGTGGAGAACGAGAATCAGGAGCCCTCACCCCTGATTCCGAGCGTTCTCACCTTCACCGGTCCCGACGGCTCGCACTTGATCGGCTATGAGGCGAGATCCGAGATCCGCGTTAGCGAAGGCCCCACCGTGCGGTCGGTCAAACGGATCATGGGCTACGACGAGGGCTGGCTTGCATTTGATCGCGTTTACCAGCCCGAGGAGCTGGCAGCGCTCATTCTTCGCCAGCTGACTGCACTGGCAAGCAAGAAGCTCCAAGAATTGACCGGATCCTATTTCGACATCCGTCGCGCCATTGTGACCGTGCCCGCCGACTTCTATGGTCCACAGATCCAGAGCATCCTCCGAGCCTGCGAGCTGGCGGGCCTGGAAGCCGAGAACAACCTGGACGAGACGGTCGCCCGGGAGCTCCGAGACCAACTTGGCAACGAAGTGAGCGAGGGCATGATCCTCGATGAGCCCTCAGCAGCTGCCCTGTATTTCCTCCACTATCTAGCGGACCATCGGAGCCTACACAGCGACTTGGAAGAATTGATCGCCCGCGATCAAGGGATGCATCTGTTGGTCTTCGACTACGGTGGCGGCACGCTGGACATCTCAATAGCTCAGGTAGCGGCTCTGCAAGACGACAGCATCGGCCTGAGCGTACTCGCCAACTTCGGCGACAACCGCCTCGGCGGGGACCATCTAGATATTCTCCTGATCCGGGACTTTCTGGCTCAGGCCTCCCTAGCTTTTGAGGATTTTGACGACTCCCTCATTCGAGCCAATCACGCCCAAATCGAGAAGCGTCGCGCCTCGGAAAACTGGCCTAATCAGGTCTGGGATCAAATCGAAAGGGCTCGCCGAACTTGGAAGGATGCGGCCGAGAAGCTCAAGATTGCCCTGGCTGATCCAACCCTCGGCAATGATGACCCAATCACTGTCGAGCTGCCCCCAGAAGCCCTCTGCCACCTGAGGGGCAACGAGTTGGTCTCCACTTCCGAACCCCTCCTGATCACCCGCACTCGGAATCAGCTCGAGGAGCGCCTCCACGAGGCCCTGGAAGGGATTCGACCGCTCTTGGAGAAGACCCTCCATCTCGCAGAGCTCACCCCCGATCAGATCGACTTTGTGTTCCATGCAGGACGGCAAAGTTTCATGCCAGCAGTCCGAGAGCGGGTCGCTCAACTCTTCCCACAGGCCCACGAAGCAAATCGGATCGTGCTGGACGAGAGTCTGCTCAAGGTCTGCGTGGCCAAAGGCGCTGCTCTCTATGGACGCCTGCGAGATCAGCCGGAAGGCTCGGGCAAGATCCGACTCATCCAGAAACGACGCCTTCCACATTCCTATGGGGTTGCTCGCCATATGGGCTTCGGACGATTCGAACTGGAAGAGATCATTGCCCAGGGAGAGACTTACCCGGTCGAGAAAACCAAGCGGTACAAACGCCAGGAGATACCCAAATCGGGGCGCTTACGCGTCCAGCTCTACCAAAACGGTGGCTTGAGCTCTCAGATCAAGAACAATCCTGAAATTCGGAAGCTCGGAGAACTCGAACAGGAAGTCTCGACTGACCGTAAAGACCCCCTAGACCTCCGCCTCGCCGTCGACATCAACCGGCGGCTCCTCGTTCACCTCGATGGTGAGCCCGTTGAGCTGCGCCCCCTCCAAGTAACAGACGACATGGACTGGATGGGATGA
- a CDS encoding serine protease, with translation MHRQESRTPLTILLVVLLLLAPVTTVLAWLDATRWHYVLIPPGAASPTDTPSDNIPIQPENLQRLKQSILNIRVPNCDGTGLSSGTAFVVAPGYVATAAHVVKDHQACSSEMVLVDYRGLEYPAELAGYSDETQLDLALLSFGDQDLASLPLSNSSLFEQAAGAVEVITIGYPPGASTVDESAISGAGLISSFRDGVFFTSGMDLNPGNSGGPVFIMTDWTVLGVASKKGDAAQGGEGLGLVVPSSVLAQFYEDRIGRPL, from the coding sequence ATGCATCGCCAAGAATCCCGAACCCCTCTGACCATCCTTTTGGTCGTACTCCTGCTGCTTGCTCCCGTCACAACGGTACTGGCCTGGCTCGACGCCACTCGCTGGCACTATGTGCTCATTCCCCCAGGAGCAGCTTCACCCACGGACACCCCCTCCGACAACATCCCGATCCAACCGGAGAATCTCCAGCGACTTAAGCAGAGTATCCTTAACATCCGTGTGCCAAACTGTGACGGCACCGGGCTGTCCTCCGGAACGGCCTTCGTTGTGGCCCCAGGATATGTCGCGACAGCGGCTCATGTGGTCAAGGATCACCAAGCCTGCAGCAGCGAGATGGTCTTAGTGGACTATCGAGGTCTCGAATACCCGGCCGAGCTTGCTGGCTACTCCGACGAGACCCAGCTGGACCTAGCCCTCCTCTCCTTCGGCGACCAGGACTTGGCTTCCCTACCCCTCTCCAACTCCTCTCTCTTCGAGCAAGCCGCCGGCGCCGTCGAGGTGATCACCATCGGCTATCCCCCTGGGGCCTCTACGGTGGACGAATCCGCGATCTCCGGGGCAGGATTGATCTCAAGCTTCCGCGACGGAGTCTTCTTCACCTCCGGCATGGACCTCAACCCTGGCAACAGCGGTGGCCCCGTGTTCATCATGACGGACTGGACAGTACTGGGAGTCGCCAGCAAAAAGGGCGACGCGGCCCAAGGGGGCGAGGGCTTGGGGCTCGTGGTACCCAGCTCAGTGCTCGCTCAATTCTATGAGGACCGCATCGGACGACCCCTTTGA
- a CDS encoding ECF-type sigma factor, which yields MLRQPSEITGLLEAWSAGDLSALDELVPLVFDDLHRMARFFFHRESNTHTLQPTALVSEVYFRMRGQKKVRLDSRVDFFNFAAEVMRHFLVDYARKRKAAKRGGGVSDISLESGIAYLLSDTPTNARLLDLHHALEELERIEKRQAHIVTLRFFLGLHVAEIADLMDISESTVKREWRTAKLWLRRRLGDLAPPTRDD from the coding sequence ATGCTTCGACAACCGAGTGAGATCACGGGTCTCCTGGAGGCCTGGAGCGCCGGCGACCTGTCGGCCTTAGACGAGCTGGTACCGCTGGTCTTCGACGACCTGCATCGCATGGCTCGTTTCTTCTTCCACCGCGAATCCAACACCCACACCCTCCAGCCCACCGCGCTGGTGAGCGAGGTCTACTTCCGGATGCGCGGTCAGAAAAAAGTGCGGCTGGACAGCCGGGTGGACTTCTTCAACTTCGCCGCGGAGGTGATGCGGCATTTCCTGGTGGACTACGCCCGCAAGCGCAAGGCGGCCAAGCGGGGCGGCGGGGTGTCGGACATCTCGTTGGAGTCGGGCATCGCCTACCTGCTCTCCGACACCCCCACCAACGCGCGGCTGCTGGATCTCCACCACGCCCTGGAGGAGTTGGAGAGGATCGAAAAACGCCAGGCCCACATCGTCACCCTGCGCTTCTTCCTCGGCCTCCACGTCGCCGAGATCGCCGACCTGATGGACATCTCCGAGTCCACGGTCAAGCGCGAGTGGCGCACCGCCAAGCTGTGGCTCCGCCGGCGTTTGGGAGATCTCGCTCCCCCGACCCGGGACGATTGA